A genomic segment from Spinacia oleracea cultivar Varoflay chromosome 3, BTI_SOV_V1, whole genome shotgun sequence encodes:
- the LOC110776979 gene encoding uncharacterized protein, whose product MSFFIVISLLLVICLVFIALSFMPSMIMGPWILCGDFNCGMAVDKRIGSPVRHADIVDINNCMHLCGMEDVKCVAEACFMPEGQFDHSPGLLTVYPGTSGGRKPFKYFTMCKSSPAFNDTIQEAWNAQISGNKMFLIVSKLKKVKVALKDLNKNGFSDVQAADLCAYHAMIVSQEVMHSNPNDQGLADKELEAILDYKIKHKAYLDFLSQKAKLAWIKAGDENTAHSHQSIKSRNIQNQVYIIHDMGRRWRDKPTDVSEENHKEILTAPYTVDEVKAALFSIPGVKAPGPDGFGSYFYKDAWHIVGEEIIVVVLDVLKHGKLLKEVNHTVVTLIPKTKLVSKECQLRQVLPDLILENQGGFVHGRYIVDNIMVVQDLVRHYGRTGVKPSCPMKIDLQKAYDTVDWQFLRETMEYLEFPVQFVSIVMECVTTPMFYLMINGSMHGFFKSHRGLRQGDPISPLLLVICMEYLSRTLHKMSDLSQFQFHPRYKDIRLTHLCFVDDLILCCKGEYPSIYLLLQAFNLFSNSSGLKANHQKSYIYCHGMSDSDVQRWWMLLVLSEVLYHLDI is encoded by the exons ATGAG TTTCTTCATTGTCATATCACTCCTATTAGTGATATGCCTAGTTTTCATTGCACTTTCATTTATGCCTTCAATGATCATG GGCCCTTGGATTCTATGTGGGGATTTCAATTGTGGTATGGCTGTGGATAAAAGGATAGGGTCTCCTGTTAGGCATGCAGATATTGTTGACATCAACAACTGTATGCATTTGTGTGGAATGGAGGATGTTAAGTGTGTGG CAGAAGCTTGCTTTATGCCTGAAGGTCAGTTTGATCACTCCCCTGGTTTGCTGACTGTGTACCCTGGAACTAGTGGAGGAAGGAAGCCTTTTAAGTACTTTACAATGTGCAAGAGTTCTCCTGCTTTCAATGATACTATCCAGGAAGCTTGGAATGCTCAAATAAGtgggaataaaatgtttctgaTAGTTAGTAAACTGAAGAAAGTTAAGGTTGCTCTTAAGGACCTTAATAAAAATGGATTTTCTGATGTTCAAGCTGCTGACCTGTGTGCCTATCATGCTATGATTGTTTCTCAAGAGGTCATGCATTCTAACCCTAATGATCAGGGCCTTGCTGATAAGGAGTTAGAAGCTATTCTGGATTATAAGATCAAACATAAGGCATATTTGGATTTTTTGAGTCAGAAGGCCAAGCTGGCATGGATTAAAGCTGGTGATGAGAATACAGCTCATTCCCATCAAAGTATTAAAAGCAGGAATATTCAAAATCAGGTGTATATCATTCATGATATGGGGAGGAGATGGAGAGACAAGCCCACTGATGTTTCAGAG GAGAATCACAAGGAAATTCTTACTGCACCATATACTGTAGATGAGGTGAAGGCAGCTCTCTTTTCTATTCCAGGTGTTAAGGCACCAGGACCTGATGGGTTTGGTTCTTACTTTTACAAGGATGCTTGGCATATTGTTGGTGAGGAaattattgttgttgtcttaGATGTCTTAAAACATGGTAAGCTGCTAAAGGAAGTGAATCACACAGTTGTCACTCTAATTCCTAAGACCAAGCTAGTGTCCAAGGAATGTCA ATTGAGACAGGTGCTTCCTGATCTTATTCTGGAGAACCAAGGAGGTTTTGTTCATGGTAGATATATTGTTGACAATATAATGGTGGTACAAGATCTAGTGAGGCATTATGGGAGGACGGGAGTGAAGCCTAGCTGCCCGATGAAAATAGATTTGCAGAAAGCCTATGATACTGTGGATTGGCAGTTTCTGAGAGAAACGATGGAGTATCTGGAATTCCCGGTGCAGTTTGTGAGTATAGTTATGGAATGTGTCACTACACCAATGTTTTATTTGATGATCAATGGCTCAATGCATGGATTTTTTAAATCTCATAGAGGTTTGAGGCAGGGTGACCCCATTTCTCCTCTTCTTTTAGTCATATGCATGGAGTATTTGTCAAGGACTCTGCATAAGATGAGTGATTTGTCACAGTTTCAGTTCCATCCAAGATACAAAGATATTAGGCTCACTCATTTATGTTTTGTTGATGACTTGATTCTCTGCTGTAAAGGTGAATATCCCTCAATTTATCTCTTACTGCAAGCCTTCAATTTGTTCTCTAACTCTTCAGGTTTGAAAGCCAATCACCAGAAATCTTACATTTATTGTCATGGAATGTCTGATAGTGATGTTCAAAGGTGGTGGATGCTTCTGGTTTTATCAGAAGTACTTTACCATTTAGATATCTAG